The following coding sequences lie in one Vitis vinifera cultivar Pinot Noir 40024 chromosome 19, ASM3070453v1 genomic window:
- the LOC100244118 gene encoding uncharacterized protein LOC100244118 isoform X2 has protein sequence MMVDRYWIAFFAVFVYLVRVFEASVGDADPLYRDCVEQCEKTGCVGERCFPHCKFPSDGAVVDGPWYLQEPLYLRWKQWDCQSDCRYYCMLDREKEREALGNGPVKYHGKWPFKRVYGIQEPASVALSALNLAMQFHGWLSFFILLNYKLPLKPNKKAYYEYTCLWHIYGLLSMNSWFWSAVFHSRDVDLTEKLDYSSAVALLGFSLILAILRSFNVRVEAARVMVSAPLLAFVTTHILYLNFYKFDYGWNMKVCVVMGVAQLLIWAIWAGVTRHPSRWKLWTVVVGGGLAMLLEIYDFPPYEGFVDAHALWHATTIPLTYIWWSFIKDDAEFQTANLLKKVK, from the exons ATG atggTAGATCGCTATTGGATTGCCTTCTTTGCTGTCTTTGTGTATCTTGTTAGAGTTTTTGAAGCTAGTGTCGGTGATGCAGATCCACTTTACAG GGATTGTGTAGAACAATGTGAAAAGACTGGATGTGTCGGGGAAAGATGCTTTCCACACTGCAAATTCCCTTCAGATGGTGCAGTTGTTGATGGTCCATGGTATCTGCAAGAACCTCTTTATTTGCGGTGGAAACAATGGGATTGTCAGAGTGATTGTCGTTACTATTGCATGCTTgacagagagaaagaaagagaagcaCTTGGCAATGGGCCTGTCAAGTATCACGGTAAATGGCCCTTCAAACGCGTGTATGGGATTCAG GAGCCTGCTTCTGTAGCCCTCTCTGCTCTCAACCTTGCAATGCAGTTCCATGGTTGGCTgtccttcttcattcttctgaaCTACAAGTTGCCACTGAAGCCAAATAAGAAGGCATACTATGAATATACCTGTTTGTGGCATATATATGGACTCTTATCAATGAACTCCTGGTTCTGGAGTGCTGTATTCCATAGTCG AGATGTGGATTTGACTGAGAAGCTGGACTACTCATCTGCAGTGGCATTACTTGGGTTCTCACTCATTCTTGCCATACTAAGAAGCTTCAATGTCAGGGTTGAGGCTGCCAGAGTCATGGTTTCTGCTCCGCTGCTAGCTTTTGTGACCACCCATATATTGTACCTCAACTTCTATAAATTTGACTATG GGTGGAACATGAAAGTGTGTGTTGTCATGGGTGTTGCTCAACTTCTCATTTGGGCGATATGGGCTGGTGTCACTCGTCATCCTTCTCGCTGGAAGTTGTGGACAGTGGTTGTGGGAGGTGGTCTTGCAATGCTCCTGGAGATCTATGATTTCCCTCCATATGAAGGATTTGTTGATGCTCATGCTCTTTGGCACGCTACCACTATCCCCCTCACCTATATCTGGTGGAGTTTCATCAAGGATGATGCTGAGTTCCAGACTGCTAACCTCCTGAAAAAGGTAAAGTAG
- the LOC100244118 gene encoding uncharacterized protein LOC100244118 isoform X3, producing MVDRYWIAFFAVFVYLVRVFEASVGDADPLYRDCVEQCEKTGCVGERCFPHCKFPSDGAVVDGPWYLQEPLYLRWKQWDCQSDCRYYCMLDREKEREALGNGPVKYHGKWPFKRVYGIQEPASVALSALNLAMQFHGWLSFFILLNYKLPLKPNKKAYYEYTCLWHIYGLLSMNSWFWSAVFHSRDVDLTEKLDYSSAVALLGFSLILAILRSFNVRVEAARVMVSAPLLAFVTTHILYLNFYKFDYGWNMKVCVVMGVAQLLIWAIWAGVTRHPSRWKLWTVVVGGGLAMLLEIYDFPPYEGFVDAHALWHATTIPLTYIWWSFIKDDAEFQTANLLKKVK from the exons atggTAGATCGCTATTGGATTGCCTTCTTTGCTGTCTTTGTGTATCTTGTTAGAGTTTTTGAAGCTAGTGTCGGTGATGCAGATCCACTTTACAG GGATTGTGTAGAACAATGTGAAAAGACTGGATGTGTCGGGGAAAGATGCTTTCCACACTGCAAATTCCCTTCAGATGGTGCAGTTGTTGATGGTCCATGGTATCTGCAAGAACCTCTTTATTTGCGGTGGAAACAATGGGATTGTCAGAGTGATTGTCGTTACTATTGCATGCTTgacagagagaaagaaagagaagcaCTTGGCAATGGGCCTGTCAAGTATCACGGTAAATGGCCCTTCAAACGCGTGTATGGGATTCAG GAGCCTGCTTCTGTAGCCCTCTCTGCTCTCAACCTTGCAATGCAGTTCCATGGTTGGCTgtccttcttcattcttctgaaCTACAAGTTGCCACTGAAGCCAAATAAGAAGGCATACTATGAATATACCTGTTTGTGGCATATATATGGACTCTTATCAATGAACTCCTGGTTCTGGAGTGCTGTATTCCATAGTCG AGATGTGGATTTGACTGAGAAGCTGGACTACTCATCTGCAGTGGCATTACTTGGGTTCTCACTCATTCTTGCCATACTAAGAAGCTTCAATGTCAGGGTTGAGGCTGCCAGAGTCATGGTTTCTGCTCCGCTGCTAGCTTTTGTGACCACCCATATATTGTACCTCAACTTCTATAAATTTGACTATG GGTGGAACATGAAAGTGTGTGTTGTCATGGGTGTTGCTCAACTTCTCATTTGGGCGATATGGGCTGGTGTCACTCGTCATCCTTCTCGCTGGAAGTTGTGGACAGTGGTTGTGGGAGGTGGTCTTGCAATGCTCCTGGAGATCTATGATTTCCCTCCATATGAAGGATTTGTTGATGCTCATGCTCTTTGGCACGCTACCACTATCCCCCTCACCTATATCTGGTGGAGTTTCATCAAGGATGATGCTGAGTTCCAGACTGCTAACCTCCTGAAAAAGGTAAAGTAG
- the LOC100244118 gene encoding uncharacterized protein LOC100244118 isoform X1, translated as MYSVYQFHQVNYGGPLRCSDNIFREPLHFHASVLQIMMVDRYWIAFFAVFVYLVRVFEASVGDADPLYRDCVEQCEKTGCVGERCFPHCKFPSDGAVVDGPWYLQEPLYLRWKQWDCQSDCRYYCMLDREKEREALGNGPVKYHGKWPFKRVYGIQEPASVALSALNLAMQFHGWLSFFILLNYKLPLKPNKKAYYEYTCLWHIYGLLSMNSWFWSAVFHSRDVDLTEKLDYSSAVALLGFSLILAILRSFNVRVEAARVMVSAPLLAFVTTHILYLNFYKFDYGWNMKVCVVMGVAQLLIWAIWAGVTRHPSRWKLWTVVVGGGLAMLLEIYDFPPYEGFVDAHALWHATTIPLTYIWWSFIKDDAEFQTANLLKKVK; from the exons ATGTACTCTGTTTACCAATTTCACCAGGTCAATTATGGTGGCCCTCTGAGATGTTCTGACAACATTTTCCGAGAACCCTTGCATTTTCATGCTTCAGTTTTACAGATCATG atggTAGATCGCTATTGGATTGCCTTCTTTGCTGTCTTTGTGTATCTTGTTAGAGTTTTTGAAGCTAGTGTCGGTGATGCAGATCCACTTTACAG GGATTGTGTAGAACAATGTGAAAAGACTGGATGTGTCGGGGAAAGATGCTTTCCACACTGCAAATTCCCTTCAGATGGTGCAGTTGTTGATGGTCCATGGTATCTGCAAGAACCTCTTTATTTGCGGTGGAAACAATGGGATTGTCAGAGTGATTGTCGTTACTATTGCATGCTTgacagagagaaagaaagagaagcaCTTGGCAATGGGCCTGTCAAGTATCACGGTAAATGGCCCTTCAAACGCGTGTATGGGATTCAG GAGCCTGCTTCTGTAGCCCTCTCTGCTCTCAACCTTGCAATGCAGTTCCATGGTTGGCTgtccttcttcattcttctgaaCTACAAGTTGCCACTGAAGCCAAATAAGAAGGCATACTATGAATATACCTGTTTGTGGCATATATATGGACTCTTATCAATGAACTCCTGGTTCTGGAGTGCTGTATTCCATAGTCG AGATGTGGATTTGACTGAGAAGCTGGACTACTCATCTGCAGTGGCATTACTTGGGTTCTCACTCATTCTTGCCATACTAAGAAGCTTCAATGTCAGGGTTGAGGCTGCCAGAGTCATGGTTTCTGCTCCGCTGCTAGCTTTTGTGACCACCCATATATTGTACCTCAACTTCTATAAATTTGACTATG GGTGGAACATGAAAGTGTGTGTTGTCATGGGTGTTGCTCAACTTCTCATTTGGGCGATATGGGCTGGTGTCACTCGTCATCCTTCTCGCTGGAAGTTGTGGACAGTGGTTGTGGGAGGTGGTCTTGCAATGCTCCTGGAGATCTATGATTTCCCTCCATATGAAGGATTTGTTGATGCTCATGCTCTTTGGCACGCTACCACTATCCCCCTCACCTATATCTGGTGGAGTTTCATCAAGGATGATGCTGAGTTCCAGACTGCTAACCTCCTGAAAAAGGTAAAGTAG